The region AATATTAAAACACTTGTTATTAGTTCTTTTAAAGGAAGTGGTATTTCGGACAGAGCCCAGATTGCCTCTATGCTAAAAATGCATGAGAATGGTGTTTATTTTCATATCCTGCTCAATGAAAACTCACCCAAACAGCGTTTTCTTGAAGAAGAAGGTATTGCAACCACACCGTATACCATTAAAAGTAAAATAGATAAGAAAGCGATTCAAACTATTCGTGATATTGTAAGAAAAGAAAAAATAGACATCATACACTGCTTTAACAACAATGCTACAACAAATGCAGTGCAGGCAGCTAAAAAATTGAACGTAAAAATTATTAGTTACAGAGGTTTCACTGGTCATGTGCATTGGTATAAGCCCAGTTCTTTAATGAATAACTTACACCCAAGGGTAGCCCGCATAGCATGTGTAAGCAATGCGGTAAAAAATCAGGTCAGAAGCCAGCTCTGGCGTAACAAGAAAAAAGCTGTTACCATTTACAAAGGGCACGATAAAGCCTGGTATGAGGGCATTCAGCCTACAAGCAGAGATAATCTTGGAGTGCCCGACAATGCATTCCTGGTAGGAATAGTGGCCAACCTAAGGCCCATGAAAGGCATTAAATATTTGATTTCAGCAGCTAAACACCTCAATGGACATTACGATATTCATTTTCTGCTCATAGGGCGCGGAATGGATAGTGATAAAGTTAAGGAACTAATTAATGAAACCCCTTTAAAGGATAATTTTCATACATTTGGGTTCAGAAAAGATGTACTGAAAGATGTGGCCGCATGCGATATTGCCGTAAACAGCTCAATAAAAGGTGAAGGCCTGTCGAAAACCATTATTGAGGCTATGAGCCTGAAGAAACCTGTGGTTGCGACAACTGCCGGAGGTAATCCTGAACTTATTATCGATCATGAAACAGGATTATCGGTGCCGATAAAAGATCCGGAAGCTATTGCTGATGCTATTTTGGAGTTTAAACATTCAGGTGAACTGCGCCAAAAGATGGCAATGGCCGGGTATCAATATATAATCAACCATTTTACTGTTGAACAAACAGCCCAGCAAACAATGAACCTCTATAAAGAGTTGAAAACTGAACTTGAGACAAGTAAAAAAGTGATTTAAAAACAACAGTAGGAAGTAAAAAATTCAATAATGAAATATTTTGGTGAATTTCTCAGGTATGCTTTTCCATATAAATGGCGATTAGGTTTAAGTGTTTTATTTAATTTTCTTGCCACTATTTTCACACTTGCCTCTTTTGGTATGGCCATTCCCTTTCTAGGCATTTTGTTTAATCAGCAGGAAATAGTTACTGAGCAGGTGCCATGGGAGATGACAGCAAAAGCTGTGATGCACAATTTTAATTATCTCTTAAGCAAAGTGCTCCTTGAAGAAGGTGCACACAGTGCACTTCTTCTGGTTAGTATGATAGTAGTGATATCGGTAACACTTAAGAGTATTTTTAACTATCTGGGCAACTACATAATTGTTCCGATGCGCACAGGCATGATAAAAGATATACGCAATAATCTGTACAGAAAGATTATTTACTTGCCGATGCGCTATTTCTCTGAAGAGCGTAAAGGAGATTTAATATCGCGGATGATTGGTGATGTAAAAGAGCTTGAAGGCTCAGTAGTAAACTCGCTGCAAAAAGCCTTAAAATCGCCAATTGAACTTTTCGGGTACCTATTTGCACTTTTTGCCATGAGTTCGCAGCTTACATTTATTGTAATTTTCCTGTTGCCGGTAAGTGGTTTTTTAATCAGCCGTTTGGCAAAAAATCTTCGCGGCAAAGCAGTAAAAGGTCAAAGAAGACTTGGAAACCTGCTCATCAATATAGAAGAAACACTTTTTGGGATAAGAATTATTAAAGCATTTACAGCTGAAGACAAAGCCAAACAGCGCTTTGAAAAAGAAAATGGGTCTTATGCTAGGATAATGAATAAAGTATTGTGGAAAAAATTCCTGGCTCATCCCATAAGTGAGACAATGGGTACAATTGTGATTGTTCTGGTTATGTGGTATGGCGGTAAAATGGTGCTAGACGAAACTGCAACCCTTGAACCAGAAGAATTTATTACTTATATAATTTTCTTTACCCAAATACTAACACCGGCTAAATCATTGTCGAACCTTTATTTCGACATTAACAAAGGAATGGCTGCATATGAGCGTGTTCGCGAAGTACTTATTGCCGATGAAAGCATAAAAAATGCCCCCGGAGCCACAAAAATTGACACTTTTAAAGAATCAATCCGTTATGAAGATGTGACATTTAGTTACAGCTCACAGGCAGAGGTACTCAAAAATATCAATATCGATATTCCAAAAGGGCAAACCGTGGCACTTGTAGGCCAAAGTGGTGCCGGGAAATCAACCCTGGTAGATCTGCTACCCAGGTTTTATGACATTGACCATGGCAAGATATTCGTCGATGGGAAAGACCTCAAAAGCTATGATATAAAATCATTGAGGAATCTCATTGGAATTGTGAGCCAGGAACAAATTCTATTTAATGATACAATTTATAACAACATAGCTTTTGGTATTGAAAAAACCACTGAAGAAGAGGTGATTAAGGCGGCGAAAGTTGCCAATGCCCATGAATTTATCGTTAATACGGAAAAAGGATACCAAACCGTAATTGGAGACCGTGGGAGTAAGCTTTCGGGCGGCCAAAGGCAACGTATTACTATAGCAAGAGCTATATTGGTAAATCCACCAATTCTGATTTTAGACGAAGCCACGTCGGCACTGGATGTAGAATCAGAAAAACTTGTGCAACAAGCGCTTGATCATTTAATGAA is a window of Salinivirga cyanobacteriivorans DNA encoding:
- a CDS encoding glycosyltransferase family 4 protein, with the protein product MVKEITIARNLLLLRQTTPEMNIKTLVISSFKGSGISDRAQIASMLKMHENGVYFHILLNENSPKQRFLEEEGIATTPYTIKSKIDKKAIQTIRDIVRKEKIDIIHCFNNNATTNAVQAAKKLNVKIISYRGFTGHVHWYKPSSLMNNLHPRVARIACVSNAVKNQVRSQLWRNKKKAVTIYKGHDKAWYEGIQPTSRDNLGVPDNAFLVGIVANLRPMKGIKYLISAAKHLNGHYDIHFLLIGRGMDSDKVKELINETPLKDNFHTFGFRKDVLKDVAACDIAVNSSIKGEGLSKTIIEAMSLKKPVVATTAGGNPELIIDHETGLSVPIKDPEAIADAILEFKHSGELRQKMAMAGYQYIINHFTVEQTAQQTMNLYKELKTELETSKKVI
- a CDS encoding ABC transporter ATP-binding protein, whose product is MKYFGEFLRYAFPYKWRLGLSVLFNFLATIFTLASFGMAIPFLGILFNQQEIVTEQVPWEMTAKAVMHNFNYLLSKVLLEEGAHSALLLVSMIVVISVTLKSIFNYLGNYIIVPMRTGMIKDIRNNLYRKIIYLPMRYFSEERKGDLISRMIGDVKELEGSVVNSLQKALKSPIELFGYLFALFAMSSQLTFIVIFLLPVSGFLISRLAKNLRGKAVKGQRRLGNLLINIEETLFGIRIIKAFTAEDKAKQRFEKENGSYARIMNKVLWKKFLAHPISETMGTIVIVLVMWYGGKMVLDETATLEPEEFITYIIFFTQILTPAKSLSNLYFDINKGMAAYERVREVLIADESIKNAPGATKIDTFKESIRYEDVTFSYSSQAEVLKNINIDIPKGQTVALVGQSGAGKSTLVDLLPRFYDIDHGKIFVDGKDLKSYDIKSLRNLIGIVSQEQILFNDTIYNNIAFGIEKTTEEEVIKAAKVANAHEFIVNTEKGYQTVIGDRGSKLSGGQRQRITIARAILVNPPILILDEATSALDVESEKLVQQALDHLMKNRTSIVIAHRLSTVKNADLVCVMRDGKIIESGKHNELLEKGGAFKELYQQQME